In a single window of the Candidatus Sulfotelmatobacter sp. genome:
- the wecB gene encoding UDP-N-acetylglucosamine 2-epimerase (non-hydrolyzing), with protein sequence MKIAIVVGTRPEIIKMAPVVRACVASKTPYLLLHTGQHYSFEMDGVFFQELGLPPAHHNLEVGSGTQVYQIGTILLGAEPLLQRERPDVLLVEGDTNSVLAMGLAAQKSGIPVGHVEAGLRSYDRGMPEEINRILTDHLSEYLFAPTEKSRQILLGEQIAPRRIHVTGNTVVDELLLQRRRAERPELFERFGIRSGAYALATVHRAENTDAPERLRGIFTGLAEAGRALGVPVLAALHPRTQARLKEQGVAVDGAVRILPPLPYLDFLGLHASAALTLTDSGGLQEEACTLGVPCVTLRDNTERPESVEVGANLLAGADPRRIVECARAMRERPRTWPNPFGDGHSGEKIVAILREALA encoded by the coding sequence GTGAAGATCGCGATCGTCGTCGGCACGCGTCCCGAGATCATCAAGATGGCGCCGGTGGTGCGCGCCTGCGTCGCTTCGAAGACGCCGTATCTGCTGCTGCACACCGGTCAGCACTATTCGTTCGAGATGGACGGCGTGTTCTTCCAGGAGCTGGGGCTCCCGCCCGCCCACCACAATCTCGAGGTCGGATCCGGCACGCAGGTCTACCAGATCGGCACCATCCTGCTCGGTGCGGAGCCGTTGCTCCAGCGCGAGCGACCCGACGTGCTGCTGGTCGAAGGCGACACCAATTCGGTGCTGGCCATGGGGCTGGCGGCGCAGAAGAGCGGCATCCCGGTCGGCCATGTCGAGGCCGGACTGCGCTCCTACGACCGGGGCATGCCCGAGGAGATCAACCGCATCCTCACCGATCATCTGTCCGAATACCTGTTCGCGCCCACCGAGAAGTCGCGCCAGATCCTGCTCGGGGAGCAGATCGCGCCGCGGCGCATCCACGTGACCGGCAACACGGTCGTGGACGAGCTGCTGCTGCAGCGCCGTCGGGCCGAACGGCCCGAGCTGTTCGAGCGCTTCGGCATTCGGAGCGGCGCCTACGCGCTGGCGACCGTGCATCGTGCCGAGAACACCGACGCGCCCGAACGGTTGCGCGGCATCTTCACCGGGCTCGCCGAGGCCGGGCGCGCGCTCGGGGTGCCGGTGCTGGCCGCACTCCACCCGCGCACCCAGGCGCGGCTCAAGGAGCAGGGAGTGGCGGTGGATGGCGCGGTGAGGATCCTGCCCCCGCTTCCCTACCTCGACTTCCTTGGGCTCCACGCCAGCGCCGCGCTCACGCTCACCGATTCCGGGGGACTCCAGGAAGAGGCCTGCACGCTCGGCGTCCCCTGCGTGACGCTCCGTGACAACACCGAGCGGCCCGAGTCGGTCGAGGTGGGCGCCAACCTGCTGGCCGGCGCCGATCCCAGACGAATCGTCGAGTGCGCGCGCGCCATGCGCGAGCGGCCGCGAACCTGGCCCAACCCGTTCGGCGACGGGCACAGTGGCGAGAAGATCGTCGCCATTCTGCGCGAGGCGCTGGCGTGA
- a CDS encoding glycosyltransferase family 39 protein, whose amino-acid sequence MIAGPQPRAASRRPDTLVLAPILFAALLLRLTGLGARSLWTDEGSTWTAASSPLRELIRLCAQKDASPPLFYLLTSLALKIGDTEAWLRSVSVVASLGMVWLTYRIARLAASRSEASLAAVLVALSPHQLMFAQEARTYMTVACFTTWALYLFARAALLDRRRAWLPFVLVSALGLWTQSIALLGVGVQATLIVLTPAGRRNAWRWLLAQAAAFALYAPWIAINLAQASHLSHSHWYLRTPGGHEVFQVLRAVFLSPIPLVTPPPGATLPGLEAFLPRPVAHLILTALPIVPLLFGAREALRPGPAGQVQRFALAGLCLPLLAVWLVSFKVPLWLPRYFVFLTPMLAVLTARGLWAMRPPGLSYAWTALLLLASGYACFRYSTDYAKEPWRQVVHFIGMNQQPGHAAVLVPFDVDPFRYYDRRLDPPLAAIEVSHPDVPFASDYTPRQLDEMETAARARAASYDQVWVIVRSPNSEVRREVARRAERAAESDGRVLKDRSIWTSMSGPLRVARFERPAPGDSGAAAKTAH is encoded by the coding sequence GTGATCGCGGGCCCCCAGCCCCGCGCCGCCTCCCGCCGGCCGGACACGCTGGTGCTGGCGCCGATCCTGTTCGCGGCGCTGCTGCTGCGGCTCACCGGACTCGGCGCGCGCAGCCTCTGGACCGACGAGGGCTCGACCTGGACCGCCGCCTCGTCGCCGCTCCGCGAGTTGATCCGACTGTGCGCGCAGAAGGACGCGAGTCCGCCGCTTTTCTACCTGCTCACCTCGCTGGCTCTGAAGATCGGCGACACCGAGGCCTGGCTGCGCAGCGTGTCGGTGGTGGCATCCCTCGGCATGGTCTGGCTCACCTACCGCATCGCGCGGCTCGCCGCCTCGCGCTCCGAAGCCTCGCTGGCCGCGGTGCTGGTGGCGCTCTCGCCGCACCAGCTGATGTTCGCGCAAGAGGCGCGCACCTACATGACGGTGGCGTGCTTCACCACCTGGGCCCTCTATCTGTTCGCGCGCGCCGCGCTGCTGGACCGGCGCCGCGCGTGGCTGCCGTTCGTGCTGGTCTCGGCGCTCGGACTGTGGACGCAGAGCATCGCGCTGCTCGGCGTCGGCGTTCAGGCGACGCTGATCGTGCTGACGCCGGCCGGCCGCCGGAACGCGTGGCGCTGGCTGCTGGCGCAGGCCGCGGCGTTCGCACTCTATGCGCCCTGGATCGCCATCAATCTGGCGCAGGCCTCGCACCTCTCGCACAGCCACTGGTACCTGCGCACCCCCGGCGGACACGAGGTGTTCCAGGTGCTGCGCGCGGTGTTCCTCTCGCCGATTCCGCTGGTGACGCCGCCGCCGGGCGCGACGCTCCCGGGACTCGAAGCGTTCCTGCCGCGCCCGGTCGCGCATCTGATCCTCACCGCGCTGCCGATCGTCCCGCTCCTGTTCGGCGCGCGCGAAGCGCTGCGGCCGGGCCCGGCAGGACAAGTCCAGCGGTTCGCGCTGGCCGGCCTGTGCCTCCCGCTGCTGGCGGTGTGGCTGGTGTCGTTCAAGGTCCCGCTGTGGCTCCCGCGCTACTTCGTGTTTCTCACGCCGATGCTGGCGGTGCTCACCGCGCGCGGGCTGTGGGCGATGCGCCCGCCGGGGCTCTCCTACGCCTGGACCGCGCTACTGCTGCTGGCCAGCGGCTACGCGTGCTTCCGCTACAGCACCGACTACGCCAAGGAGCCCTGGCGGCAGGTGGTGCACTTCATCGGCATGAATCAGCAGCCAGGGCACGCCGCCGTGCTGGTGCCGTTCGACGTGGATCCATTCCGCTACTACGACCGCCGGCTCGACCCGCCGCTCGCCGCGATCGAGGTTTCGCACCCCGACGTGCCGTTCGCGTCGGACTACACGCCCCGGCAGCTCGACGAAATGGAGACCGCCGCGCGCGCGCGCGCCGCGAGCTACGACCAGGTGTGGGTGATCGTGCGAAGCCCGAATTCCGAGGTGCGCAGGGAAGTGGCGCGGCGTGCCGAGCGCGCGGCGGAATCGGACGGCCGCGTTCTCAAGGACCGCTCGATCTGGACTTCGATGTCCGGCCCGCTCCGGGTCGCGCGCTTCGAGCGGCCTGCGCCCGGCGATTCGGGCGCCGCAGCGAAGACCGCGCACTAG